A single genomic interval of Mycolicibacterium sp. MU0053 harbors:
- a CDS encoding helix-turn-helix domain-containing protein: protein MSRTSPTLPRSDSQRSQVGSTTRPERVDSASELISTKQAANRLKISPNTLRKYVALGLIPAHQVGLRLLKFDPNDVDRLVRRIDNRTASA, encoded by the coding sequence ATGTCTCGCACATCGCCCACGTTGCCGCGCAGCGATTCCCAACGGAGTCAGGTTGGGTCAACTACCCGGCCTGAGCGTGTTGATTCTGCTTCTGAATTGATTTCCACGAAGCAGGCGGCGAATCGTTTGAAAATCTCTCCGAACACTTTGCGCAAGTATGTTGCGCTCGGATTGATCCCCGCGCACCAGGTCGGGTTGCGATTGCTCAAGTTCGATCCGAACGACGTTGACAGGCTCGTGCGGAGAATCGACAACCGCACGGCCAGCGCATGA
- a CDS encoding IS3 family transposase (programmed frameshift) yields the protein MPKEQSPGKPTTRRYSAEEKAAAVRMVRTLREELGTEQGTVARVARQLGYGIESVRSWVRQADIDDGHAPGVSTSESQRVKDLEQEIRELKRANEILKRAAKFLRGGARPPTQEIVDFIDAQRGEFGVEPICTVLRSAGLQVAPSTYYDVKTRPLSARAQRDAVLGPALHQLWKDNYCVYGAHKLWKTARRAGHDVGRDQVARLMRAAGIEGVRRGKRIRTTKPDPTAARHPDLVKRKFTAIAPNQLWVTDLTFVPTWAGVAYVCFIVDAYSRMIVGWRVASHMRTSTVLDAIEMARWSRGNTLPHLVCHSDAGSQFTSIRYGERLAEIGAVPSIGTVGDSFDNALAETVNGYYKAELIYGPARTGPWKTVEDVELATLSWVYWHNTSRLHSYLDDLPPTEFEAAFYDASRTDQALVGIQ from the exons ATACCGAAAGAACAGTCGCCTGGGAAGCCCACGACACGCCGTTACAGTGCTGAGGAGAAGGCTGCCGCGGTGCGGATGGTCCGCACGCTGCGAGAAGAGTTGGGGACCGAGCAGGGCACGGTGGCGCGGGTCGCTCGCCAGCTCGGGTACGGCATCGAGTCGGTGCGATCTTGGGTGCGTCAGGCCGACATCGACGACGGACATGCACCTGGGGTATCTACCTCCGAGTCTCAGCGGGTCAAGGATCTCGAGCAGGAGATTCGAGAACTCAAGCGTGCCAACGAGATCCTGAAACGAGCGGCGA AGTTTCTTCGGGGCGGAGCTCGACCGCCAACACAAGAAATAGTCGATTTCATCGACGCCCAACGGGGCGAGTTCGGGGTCGAGCCCATCTGCACCGTCCTGCGTAGCGCAGGTCTGCAGGTGGCCCCGAGCACCTATTACGACGTCAAAACCCGCCCCCTGTCGGCGCGAGCGCAGCGCGATGCGGTCCTGGGGCCGGCGCTGCATCAACTCTGGAAGGACAACTACTGCGTCTACGGCGCCCACAAACTCTGGAAAACCGCCCGGCGTGCTGGTCACGACGTCGGCCGCGATCAGGTGGCCCGGCTGATGCGGGCCGCAGGCATCGAAGGAGTCCGGCGCGGCAAACGTATCCGCACCACCAAACCTGATCCGACGGCGGCCCGGCATCCGGATCTGGTCAAGCGCAAGTTCACCGCGATCGCCCCGAATCAGCTCTGGGTGACCGATCTGACGTTCGTGCCGACCTGGGCCGGGGTCGCGTATGTGTGCTTCATCGTCGATGCCTACTCACGGATGATCGTGGGCTGGCGAGTAGCCTCGCATATGCGCACTTCGACGGTGCTCGATGCAATCGAAATGGCGCGGTGGTCACGCGGAAACACGCTGCCACACTTGGTATGTCACTCCGATGCCGGGTCTCAGTTCACGTCCATTCGCTATGGAGAGCGTCTGGCAGAGATCGGCGCGGTGCCCTCAATCGGAACCGTTGGCGATAGCTTCGATAACGCCCTCGCGGAGACGGTGAACGGCTACTACAAGGCCGAGTTGATCTACGGACCGGCCCGCACCGGGCCGTGGAAGACCGTCGAGGATGTCGAGCTTGCCACCCTCAGCTGGGTGTACTGGCACAACACGAGCCGACTCCACAGCTACCTCGACGACCTACCTCCGACGGAGTTCGAAGCCGCGTTCTACGATGCATCACGGACCGACCAAGCCCTGGTCGGAATCCAATAG